The Penicillium oxalicum strain HP7-1 chromosome IV, whole genome shotgun sequence genome contains a region encoding:
- a CDS encoding Isopentenyl-diphosphate Delta-isomerase, producing MSATTTMTMPAEITASNVATIFPDVDTSLARDILPSATSNGAAQSPDLDGYDDEQVRLMEEVCIVLDNEDRPIGSASKKTCHLMTNIDKGLLHRAFSVFLFDSKKRLLLQQRASEKITFPDMWTNTCCSHPLGIPGETGAELDAAVMGVKRAAQRKLDQELGIKAEQVPLEKFEFFTRIHYKAPSDGKWGEHEIDYILFIQTDVDLDPNPNEVRDTKYVSAEDLQAMFKQPDLTFTPWFKLICNSMLFEWWGHLGTPALDKYKGETQIRRM from the exons ATGAGTGCCACAACAACAATGACCATGCCTGCGGAGATTACGGCAAGCAACGTGGCCACGATCTTCCCCGATGTGGACACCTCTCTGGCTCGTGATATTCTTCCCTCAGCGACCAGTAACGGGGCTGCCCAGAGTCCTGACCTGGACGGGTACGATGACGAGCAAGTTCGACTGATGGAAGAGGTATGCATTGTGTTGGATAACGAGGATCGGCCGATTGGCAGTGCCAGCAAGAAGACCT GTCACCTCATGACCAACATCGACAAGGGCCTTCTCCACCGTGCCTTTTCCGTCTTTCTGTTCGACTCCAAGAAGCGCCTTCTCCTGCAGCAACGTGCCTCCGAGAAGATCACCTTCCCCGACATGTGGACCAACACCTGTTGCTCTCATCCCCTGGGGATCCCGGGTGAGACTGGTGCGGAGCTTGATGCGGCCGTCATGGGTGTCAAGCGTGCGGCTCAACGCAAGCTGGACCAGGAGCTAGGTATCAAGGCAGAGCAAGTACCATTGGAGAAGTTTGAATTTTTCACTCGGATTCACTACAAAGCTCCCAGCGACGGCAAGTGGGGAGAGCATGAAA TTGACTATATCTTGTTCATTCAAACGGATGTCGATCTGGACCCCAACCCGAACGAGGTGCGGGACACCAAATACGTTTCGGCAGAGGACCTGCAGGCCATGTTCAAGCAGCCCGACCTCACCTTCACACCGTGGTTCAAGTTGATTTGCAACTCGATGCTGTTCGAGTGGTGGGGTCATCTGGGTACCCCGGCCCTGGATAAGTACAAAGGCGAAACCCAAATTCGCCGCATGTGA